One genomic window of Methanosarcina acetivorans C2A includes the following:
- a CDS encoding HEAT repeat domain-containing protein has protein sequence MKLADFKTYKLELFFFSILVVLSYALFSGNDSGTGTESMNNYFWVPSTVMQSIAAVYAVFIAIFALSLQRNLDSIHSIANRLKPPLKIVSYTAVGSIYLNGLMLIIFSLHSPSELKIELMLFTSLLSLVASLIAIVYLSMEMLSDVSGLKTSSEKFTYLTNLLRELEGWSSSGQMELSPGDMELCVQGLEDEKPEVRIAAAQLLGWLGDEQAVDALLRKLADKNPRVREAAVEALGRVGDENIVAELIGCLEDKNKGLRLQAVRALSRLGDERAVDPLVKKLEDKAPEVQAAAAEALGNLKSQDSMDVLLKKLEESPMAGAPTEFQVQVLTALGKIGDEKALAAILSRLDSPYPDIRKHAAEALGNLRDEKAVPHLVKKLADISPEVRNASVYALGNLGDERAVSPLLRMLEEPDPELRITAVYALGNLRAPQAISPLINMLDDDNPWVRKCTAEALGKIGDIKATDPLVKNLDDPDSNVRWAAAEALRMLDKRDLRKDSNGNL, from the coding sequence ATGAAATTAGCTGATTTTAAAACGTACAAACTGGAATTATTTTTCTTTTCTATTCTGGTTGTTCTGAGCTACGCTCTTTTTTCCGGGAATGATTCCGGAACCGGGACCGAAAGTATGAATAACTACTTCTGGGTTCCCTCAACGGTGATGCAGTCGATAGCTGCAGTTTACGCCGTGTTTATTGCCATTTTTGCGCTGTCCCTGCAGAGGAACCTGGACAGCATCCATTCTATTGCGAACCGGCTGAAGCCTCCTCTGAAAATCGTTTCTTACACGGCTGTCGGGAGTATATATCTCAACGGGCTGATGCTGATCATTTTCAGTCTGCATTCTCCCTCGGAATTGAAGATAGAGCTCATGCTTTTTACCTCTCTGCTTTCGTTAGTAGCTTCCCTCATCGCCATCGTTTATCTGTCTATGGAGATGTTAAGTGATGTTTCCGGACTGAAAACCTCCTCCGAGAAATTTACCTACCTCACGAACCTCCTCCGGGAGCTTGAGGGTTGGAGCTCTTCAGGGCAAATGGAGCTCAGCCCCGGGGATATGGAACTCTGCGTTCAGGGACTTGAAGACGAAAAACCTGAGGTCCGGATAGCTGCAGCCCAGCTTCTTGGCTGGCTGGGAGATGAACAGGCAGTAGATGCACTCTTGCGAAAACTGGCCGACAAAAATCCCCGGGTCAGGGAAGCTGCAGTTGAAGCTCTAGGCCGGGTAGGAGACGAAAATATTGTAGCTGAACTCATCGGATGCCTGGAAGACAAAAATAAGGGGCTCAGGCTGCAGGCAGTCCGCGCTCTTTCCAGACTTGGGGATGAAAGGGCAGTTGATCCCCTCGTCAAAAAGCTGGAGGACAAAGCCCCCGAAGTCCAGGCCGCTGCAGCCGAGGCTCTCGGAAACCTGAAAAGCCAGGATTCTATGGACGTCCTTCTCAAAAAACTGGAAGAAAGTCCGATGGCTGGCGCTCCCACAGAATTTCAGGTGCAGGTCCTGACAGCTCTCGGGAAAATCGGGGATGAAAAAGCTCTGGCCGCCATCCTCTCCAGATTGGATTCTCCCTACCCGGACATCCGAAAGCATGCTGCTGAAGCCCTTGGAAACCTCAGGGACGAAAAGGCGGTTCCTCATCTGGTCAAAAAACTGGCTGATATCAGCCCTGAAGTCAGAAACGCCTCTGTATACGCCCTTGGAAATCTTGGGGACGAACGGGCGGTTTCCCCTCTCCTCAGGATGCTTGAAGAACCCGACCCGGAACTCAGGATCACTGCCGTATACGCGCTCGGAAACCTCCGAGCTCCGCAGGCGATAAGTCCGCTTATCAATATGCTTGACGACGACAACCCCTGGGTGAGAAAATGCACAGCTGAAGCCCTCGGAAAAATAGGGGATATAAAAGCAACAGATCCCCTTGTTAAAAATCTGGATGATCCTGACTCGAATGTAAGGTGGGCTGCAGCCGAAGCTTTGAGAATGCTGGATAAACGGGACTTAAGGAAAGATTCCAATGGGAATCTCTAA